From the genome of Solanum lycopersicum chromosome 12, SLM_r2.1:
ggactattgctggaccggtgaaaaacatttgctgcagtggacTTGAATCTCCTAGAGTGAGATatcgcgcctcagcctgaagagattaatttcttcattttattttcaattttaatcttgcaattttattatcttgtaagtttatTCATAAACACTATGTAATATCGCAAACCACATAAGTCAACTAACTCGCACCATGCAAACCACATATTTCGAATATGACAACTCCAATATGCAAGCTCAAGCTCAAATCACTAGGATAACGAAAGGATATAAAAAGGTgcatattttatcaaataaaaaaacagaACTTTTCAATTGTAGCAATTTTACCTTCGGTTCTCCATCAATGTAAATGGTGGATCCATCTCGATAAGTAACAATCGATCTTCCATTACGTGGATTAAACCGGATCGGAACGCCCCGACCCGTTTCCGGCTTGAATGCATAAACCGATTTGAACCCGTATTTGTCGAGAAATTCCCTAACATCAAGCTGATCCTGGTCCCACCCACCAAGGTTTGCCTTGAATACGTCGATGGGACCCTTGCCACGTCGGTACAGGTGGACCTCCACCTCCGGGACCTTCGTCTTTACGGATCTAGTCCGGTTTGGCGGGTTCGGATTCGGGTTAGGTTTTATATTCGATAACAGTGGAGTCGCTTCGGCGGCGTCGCTGCCGGCGAAAGCTTCTGTGATCTCCACCATTTTTATGGCAATGGAGAAAAGGAAAAGCCAATGGTATAAGATCgttaataatatgaaattttgagctacttaaaaaataaacaaataaataaaattgctttcttttttttataaggtggcaatttatttttctattttttgtgaGTATATTCTCCTTGGAATAAACTTATccgtattatattttattatgtagTGTATTTATCGAGCCGAATTATTTGATTGTCGATTAGAAATGAGTTACTATTCTATAAGGCTCGATTcttcaatttaataaattttctttttttttcttaaatttttttttacgaaataaaatttgagattgtaataaattatatttaactcTCATTTTGATATGGGGTACCAATATTTGATTagtactatatattatatagtatatatataatattagattTGAGATTACAACTCTTccttatattttgttcaataaAAGATTATCATATGAAATGTAATGGAGGGCACTATTATGTTTTCGAATATGCAAGCATTTCAAGGTTGTGCTATTGTTAATTAGAAAACTAGGgacgtattttttttttttttttttttttttttttttaattgggtATTAAGATGAACACTTAAAATTTGGCTTATAATTATCTAAATTTGGTATATATAAACTCGATAAATTTGATGGAAATTAATggtaaaattaattgaattcatAATGTCTAATTCTAATTATAGTAAAATATGTTGttgacaaaaaaagaaaactcgTAATACGAAATTAGAAAGTAGAAAaacaaattcattatttatcattttttgaacttgaaaattcattcctaaaaaagaaaaaaaagaagttaaagcCGAAATTATAATATAAGCAGATGCTTCGATGGCCCAATGATTAGGTTTAAGGTTCTTATGTTGGAGGTTTCAAATTCGAATCCTCTTGCTAGCTCATCACAACACACTTAGCTAGTTCGAATTATCTCTCTATATAATTTGCAAGCTATTATATGAGTACGAGAGTTTTACTCTATGTATATCCAAAAGTAACAACGACAATTTTCGTTGTTAACATACTATAGTCATGCCTTCAAACCTACTCACACACTTGGGCCAATGATGTAGCCATGAGAAAGTTGACCCAAAATGTCCCATCACCAACCAAACCACTCATTTCACTAGCAATTTCtgatcatttaaaaatttatttaagaccaaaaaaaaaaataacactatTATTCTTGATATTTcactaaaaatatatactatttGCTTCAAAACTAAACCaatataaaacttataaattcatatattagaTGGTCAGGCACGATCTATATAGAAGTATATAAACATGTATATATTCCAtatttttggatgaaataaaaaacaacaaagGAAATCAAATTATAGGCTATAGTCAACACATCTATTTTGCTACTATATTCTTATGTAAATGACTAtagtaatattatatttttagttaattaattgatattatCATATATCAATACATGCTAgccaattttataaaaaataaaatatttaaattttgtgcaaTAAGCTCGATCGAAAAAATGatctataagaaaataaaaaatagtccAAATTTTTAATAGAATTTTCCCGCGAGGGAAACTCGGATCAAAACAAGGCGCCTCCTCCAttctcctctttctctctctaaaacttCCCCAAATCATTTCagtcaatttctctctcttcaAGAGGGAAAAACCATAGCTATGGAAGCAGCAATGGGATTAATGAGAAGAATACCTCCAAAGCATACAGAAACTGCTTTATCTGCTCTGCTAAGTCTCTTGCCTGAACATTCTTCAGATCTCCTTTCTCAAGTTGATCAGCCTCTCCAGGTAATACAGCCAAACAACTCTTCGCAAATGAACTTGTAAGATGCATCATTGAATATactcattttgtattttttttgagatttcaaTTTTTGAGTTATTGAACCCTAATTTGTTTTAGTTGAATATTATTGAGCATCAGAATGAAATAGAGCGAAAATTGATACAGATGATTCTTATATTTGAGGTGTAGCTGTTGTTTTGTGGTCTGTAGATGTGCAGAATGATTTTGTATAGTTTTGATGTAATGATGTCTGGTTATAAGTTATACTCCTTTTTGAGTTAGTTGACGTTGCATTTGCTTGGAATGAATTAGTTTTTTTGTAAGGATTTATAGTGTCGATGCATTCAGAAGAGTTAACGATTTAGGTTTTCGATGGGCTGAAGTTGTCGTTTAGCGCAAAACAGTTTGACTTAATTGCAACTGCTTCAGTATTCTGGATCTGTAATCCAGTTTCTTATGACATACTGAACATCTAATATTTAGCTCTGGCTCTTTTGAGTGTGCGCATATGAGAATTTTAGAATCCGTGTGAATGTAGCTAGTATGCAAAACACAATGGAAGCAAATGATTTAAATAGGTGATACCAATTAGTTGAGATTGAGGTTTAGTTGTTATTGTTAAGTTTTCCATTAGGCCCCCTTGTTTGGCTGTAGtttcttaaatttaattagaaaatacTACAGGAATTATAGGGATAAGTATGAGATGGAGGGACCTAGTATAAGAGAATCTATAATTATTCAAAAAGACAAATTATTGAGTATCGGAATGTAGTTAACAAGATGAAACCAATAAAGAATCTTTTTTAGCCAACCCTATCTAGTTAGATTCTCAAATCTCTATTGATTTGAATGACTGAATTTCAGCGGAAGTTGAACATTCACCTCTTATCTTCTGGTATTGATAGTGGGATTAACATCAGTACAGCTTATCTAACTTGATATCGTGACTTCCTTTACTGATTCAATAGAGTTTGGACTTCTGCTAGATACTccactttttatcatgttttggATAAGTAATACTTCTCAACTTGGACGTGATCTATGTTGAGACATGTACCAAATTAGGACGAGGCTCTTTTTATCTGCATAaccaattcaaataaaatagcTAGTTGCTGCATCACTCTGGTTCAGAATCATCAGTAACCACCTCAGAAGGTAAACAAAATGATAAAGAACATTTTTTTGattaaggaaaaagaagataAGTGAAAACATGAAAGCTACCTTTCTATTGAAAATATAGAATCACTTCAAGGACTGGAAAATTTTTCATTTGAATTGTATGAAAGCCCAGAAGAGTTTCTTGTTTCAGTGTTACGGTGGTTCGAACAATGATTCTAATACATTGTTTACATGCTGCTCTATTAATTATGGGAATGGGATGTATGAGATATTAATGCAGATAAGTGCTTGCACTGCATCATATCTTACCTTTATCAGAGCATTAACCTACTGTTGTGTTTCCATTTtcagataatttatttttacttgcaaaaaaattgatgatactttcttATACCGAGACCTTACATTTTTTGGGTTGCAGTACTGAATAATGATTCTTGGAGGGGTTAAACATTACTTTTGCCAAGCTACTTCTTTTTATCTTTGATCATAAGccaaaattgtatattatatctTTCACGGTTGTGCATTTGTTGATGCTGGCCTTTGAATTGAGGATGGCCAACATTTTTAAGAGAAGATAAATCTCCACTGCAAATTGCATTTTGATATCATGACAAAAGGAAGCATGATTTTTCGTGGTAATTtatcttttcataaaattacatTCTTGAAAAAACGATCTCCATATATTTTCCTCTCTTTCGCTTTTTGTTCGCTTTTCTTGTTGGTTATTTGGATTAGAGAAACTTAATATGGATAATGGCCATGATATGTGTATGTGATATACTGGTATATACTAGCTTCAGGCTAGAGCAAATGTTGGTCAGTTGTTACTATAAATGAAGGTATTTGAGCTCATCAAGTCTCAAACATTTGTTCATCTTGATAAAGCTAATGTCTTGAAATTGGATTATCAGGTCTTGTGTGATATGGAGTCCGGCAAAGAATTCATCCTCTGTGAGTATAACAGAGATGCTGATTCATATAGGTAACTGATTAATTGCTTGTATCTAAATGGGGTGCTATTGTACGGCATCAAATCCCATAGAGGATTCTTCCCGTACTGTCATTTTGATTGACTTATTAAGATTTCCTTGCTTGTTAAATATAGATTTTCACAGCTCATCATGCGCTAGagttgattataatattttcatgaaattgaaTTGCTTGGAAGGAATTCCACTTTGTGTGTACAAGTCCAAAGTTTTTGTTTTGGCAACTTCAACCAATTTAAATGTTGGTTTCATTCATGTTTATTTGTTGTTATGTGTTCCTCATAGGGTGCCATTTTCATATTTGACCATAATTGTcttgaaatatttgaaacttGCCGGTACCCATCACTCCACTTAACAATGTCTCTTGATTCTTCAGAGCCCTATACCTGGTAACTTTTTAATTGTTCCACCATCAAACACTTAAACTTTCCTTTGAACCTCTGATAAAGGCAGGACTTCTTACAAGTGTTTCTGATCAGGATTTTGTAGTTGTGATCTTTTTGCTGCTTTcttatatataaatgttttttaatttatcagGATGAGACTTCACCAAAAAAATGAGTCTGATGACATGTATGTGGGCCAAGATTTTTGGCCTTACAGGTCTTagttttatctatttatatCACTCATCATTCTCTTTCTCTGATTTTCTGGAGTGCTGACTCTTTATATGTTGGACCATAAGAATACCCTCCTAGTAAAAGAGCTCTCGATTGTTGTAGAGTTGGCTAACAACATATTGACATGATAGTAAAGCCAATATGTGAATATCAGGTGATTTAGATAAGCTTAACATCGTTGGACTACATGTTTGGCCAGTTTAGTTGTTTTCTACTGCATTTCAAGACATAAAATGACACAAATCCTATGCTACATTTGATGGATGTTCTATCTATAACTTTGGTATTTTTCACTTGTAGGTCTCCTTGGTCAAATAAGTATCATCCACCATTAGAAGATGCGCCTCAACCTTCTCTGGAGCTGAGGAAACTTGAGGTTGAAGCAAATGAAGTCTTTGCTATCTATCGTGACCAGTGAGGTCCCTTATTTACCTCGTCTTTTCTTCTTGCTATGCAATTGTACCAAGCTTTATAAATGAACCAGCATGGAGAATGTGCTTGCCAAACTGTACAAAATAGCCAGAAAACAAAACCCAATATTATGCCCCACCTATTCTTGTAATGATTTTAACTTCTGTAGAATCAGCCTCATTTACATGTTTCAAACTACATcattaacaaaacaaaaatatataattaactttcTTATGAATGGAGTTGGCTTTATCTTCAAAACACGTTCTATTTCTCTCAGTCCCACTAGTCCACCATCTACAAGCAACTGAGCAAGTATAGTATTCCACCATAGTAGCTTCCTCTTCCTATTTCATTTTCTGGTCCAGCATCTCATCAAGCTGGTTGTTGTTTCTGGCATAACCCAATGCGTGATAGTGATGCTCAAGCAAAGCTGCcacagttttttttttggtaatgaTAGCTGCCACAGTTGAGTAATAACATGGCAGTGCGAAAATATATGACAGACGTTCTCTTCGTCTCTCTCACTAATAAAACATTAGCTACATAATGCAAAACCTCTTTTTGCAAAT
Proteins encoded in this window:
- the LOC101256569 gene encoding uncharacterized protein; the protein is MVEITEAFAGSDAAEATPLLSNIKPNPNPNPPNRTRSVKTKVPEVEVHLYRRGKGPIDVFKANLGGWDQDQLDVREFLDKYGFKSVYAFKPETGRGVPIRFNPRNGRSIVTYRDGSTIYIDGEPKDSLVKPITRILVGVAVVAILIVLLVIRDPPAWAKKFNLSDGRVPPWLLACAFVAFTRMRKRTRDFMESRRK